Proteins encoded by one window of Ursus arctos isolate Adak ecotype North America unplaced genomic scaffold, UrsArc2.0 scaffold_22, whole genome shotgun sequence:
- the LOC125282499 gene encoding olfactory receptor 56A3-like translates to MTTNQNGNFSTDVSDFLLNCFARSPSWQLSISLPLSLLFLLAMGANGILLITIWTEASLHEPMYYLLSILSLLDIVLCLTVIPKVLAIFWFDLKSIGFYACFLQMYIMNCFLAMESCTFMVMAFDRYVAICHPLRYPSIITDQFVAKAAIFILARNVISTVPIPILSSRLHYCGRNVIENCICANMSVSSLSCEDVTINRLYQFAGGWTLLGSDLILIFLSYSLILQAVLRLKAEGAMAKALSTCGSHFILILFFSTILLVFVLTHVVKKKVSPDVPVLLNVLHHVIPAALNPIVYGVRTQEIKQGIGRLLDRAWY, encoded by the coding sequence ATGACAACAAACCAAAATGGCAACTTCTCCACTGACGTTTCAGACTTCCTCCTGAATTGTTTTGCCAGGTCCCCCAGCTGGCAGCTTTCTatctccctgcccctcagcctcctcttcctcctggccatGGGGGCCAATGGTATTCTTCTGATCACCATCTGGACGGAGGCCTCTCTGCATGAGCCCATGTACTACCTGCTCAGCATTCTCTCCCTGTTGGACATCGTGCTCTGCCTCACTGTTATCCCCAAGGTCCTGGCCATCTTTTGGTTCGACCTCAAGTCCATCGGCTTCTATGCCTGCTTCCTTCAGATGTACATCATGAACTGCTTCCTTGCCATGGAGTCCTGCACATTCATGGTCATGGCCtttgaccgctatgtggccatttgCCACCCGCTGAGGTACCCATCCATCATCACGGACCAATTTGTGGCCAAGGCCGCCATTTTTATTTTGGCCAGGAATGTTATTTCTACAGTGCCTATCCCCATTCTATCCTCACGACTCCATTATTGTGGAAGAAATGTCATTGAGAACTGCATCTGTGCCAATATGTCTGTCTCCAGCCTTTCCTGTGAGGATGTCACCATCAATCGCCTCTACCAGTTTGCTGGAGGCTGGACACTGCTAGGATCCGATCTGATCCTCATCTTCCTCTCCTACAGCCTCATCCTTCAAGCTGTGCTGAGACTCAAGGCAGAGGGTGCCATGGCCAAGGCCCTGAGCACATGTGGTTCTCACTTCATCCTAATCCTCTTCTTCAGCACCATCCTTCTGGTTTTTGTGCTCACTCATGTGGTGAAGAAGAAGGTCTCCCCTGATGTGCCAGTCTTGCTCAATGTCCTCCACCATGTCATCCCTGCAGCCCTCAACCCCATTGTCTATGGAGTGCGAACTCAGGAGATCAAGCAAGGAATCGGGAGATTGCTGGACAGAGCGTGGTACTGA